In the Agrococcus sp. Marseille-Q4369 genome, one interval contains:
- a CDS encoding cation-translocating P-type ATPase — MRSVTKAPVDGPVIDEDEDHDGPWWKDRGILVPVFSGMAFLAGLLCEWSGAEIPALVLFWIGLVLGASTFTPGAIRKLFKGKLGIGLLMTISAVGAVILGYVEEAAALAFLYSIAEALEDKAMDRARDGLRALLKLVPDTATIRRDGATAEIAAKDLTVGQIMLVRPGERIATDGIVRSGRSSLDASAITGESIPVEVEPGDAVSAGAINTAGALEVETTAAGTDNSLTTIVELVEQAQAEKGDRARLADRIARPLVPGVLILAALVALVGSLLGDPELWITRALVVLVAASPCALAISVPLTVVAAIGAASKFGVIIKSGAVFERFGTVRHVAMDKTGTLTRNEPAVTAVLTADDVSEDQALDWAAALEQRSTHPLAAAITAAAPAARAAVDVTEQAGHGIAGTVDGARITVGSPRWLNAGLLASQVAGLEEQGMTVVIVHRDEAPVAAIGVRDELRPEVPEVVRTLAGQSVGVTMLTGDNARTAHALAKRAGIDDVRAELRPEDKATAIVELSRAAPTAMIGDGINDAPALAAADIGIAMGATGSDAAIESADVAFTGHDLRLIPRAFDHARRGRRIINQNIILSLLIIAALLPLALFGVLGLAAVVLVHEIAEVIVILNGLRAARTRKAAS; from the coding sequence ATGAGGTCCGTGACGAAGGCCCCAGTGGACGGGCCCGTGATCGACGAGGACGAGGACCACGACGGGCCGTGGTGGAAGGATCGAGGGATCCTCGTCCCAGTCTTCTCCGGCATGGCGTTCCTCGCAGGGCTGCTCTGTGAATGGTCCGGGGCGGAGATCCCGGCGCTGGTGCTGTTCTGGATTGGCTTGGTGCTGGGCGCGTCGACGTTCACCCCCGGCGCGATCCGGAAGTTGTTCAAGGGCAAGCTCGGCATCGGGCTGCTGATGACGATCAGCGCGGTCGGCGCGGTCATCCTCGGCTACGTCGAGGAAGCCGCAGCGCTGGCGTTCCTGTACTCGATCGCGGAGGCGCTGGAGGACAAGGCGATGGACCGTGCCCGCGACGGGCTACGGGCACTGCTGAAGCTCGTCCCCGACACCGCGACCATCCGCCGCGATGGGGCCACTGCCGAGATCGCGGCGAAGGACCTCACGGTCGGGCAGATCATGCTGGTCCGTCCCGGGGAGCGGATCGCGACGGATGGGATCGTCCGCTCGGGACGCTCCAGCCTGGACGCCTCCGCGATCACCGGGGAATCGATCCCGGTCGAGGTCGAGCCCGGCGACGCCGTGTCGGCCGGGGCGATCAACACCGCTGGTGCGCTCGAGGTGGAGACGACCGCGGCGGGGACCGACAACTCCCTGACCACGATCGTGGAGCTCGTTGAGCAAGCGCAGGCCGAGAAGGGCGACCGGGCCCGCCTCGCCGACCGGATCGCGCGACCGCTTGTGCCTGGTGTGCTGATCCTTGCAGCCTTGGTCGCGCTCGTCGGCTCGCTGCTCGGTGACCCTGAGCTGTGGATCACCCGTGCCCTTGTCGTGCTCGTCGCCGCGTCGCCGTGCGCGCTGGCTATCTCGGTACCGCTCACGGTCGTCGCCGCGATCGGCGCTGCCAGCAAGTTCGGCGTGATCATCAAGTCCGGCGCGGTCTTCGAGCGCTTCGGCACGGTCCGCCACGTCGCCATGGACAAGACCGGCACACTCACCCGCAACGAGCCCGCCGTCACCGCGGTCCTCACCGCCGACGACGTGTCAGAGGACCAGGCGCTGGACTGGGCGGCTGCGCTGGAGCAGCGCAGCACGCACCCCCTCGCCGCTGCGATCACCGCCGCAGCGCCCGCTGCCCGCGCGGCGGTCGATGTGACCGAGCAGGCCGGACACGGCATCGCAGGCACCGTCGATGGGGCGAGGATCACCGTCGGCAGCCCCCGCTGGCTCAATGCGGGCCTGCTCGCCAGCCAGGTCGCAGGCCTGGAGGAGCAGGGCATGACCGTCGTGATCGTCCACCGCGACGAGGCGCCGGTCGCCGCGATCGGCGTCCGCGACGAGCTGCGGCCCGAGGTTCCGGAGGTCGTCCGCACGCTCGCCGGTCAGTCCGTCGGCGTGACCATGCTCACCGGCGACAACGCGCGTACCGCGCACGCGCTCGCCAAGCGCGCCGGAATCGACGACGTGCGCGCCGAACTCCGCCCCGAGGACAAGGCGACGGCGATCGTCGAACTGTCCCGCGCTGCACCCACGGCGATGATCGGCGACGGCATCAACGATGCCCCCGCCCTCGCCGCCGCGGACATCGGGATCGCGATGGGCGCGACCGGGTCCGACGCCGCGATCGAGTCCGCGGACGTCGCCTTCACCGGCCACGACCTGCGCCTCATCCCGCGTGCGTTCGACCACGCCCGCCGCGGACGCCGCATCATCAACCAGAACATCATCCTGTCTCTGCTGATCATCGCCGCGCTGCTTCCACTCGCGCTCTTCGGCGTCCTCGGACTCGCCGCCGTTGTCCTGGTGCACGAGATCGCAGAGGTCATCGTGATCCTCAACGGGCTCCGCGCCGCGCGCACGCGGAAGGCGGCCTCATGA
- a CDS encoding metalloregulator ArsR/SmtB family transcription factor — translation MLTIVSRRDAMNRLGRAMADPTRSRILMTLLEGPSYPAVLSRELGLSRSNVSNHLTCLRDCGIVVAEPEGRQARYEIADPHLAAALTSLVDVTLAVDESAPCVDASCTVPDCCAGVNA, via the coding sequence ATGCTGACTATTGTTTCGCGTCGCGACGCCATGAACCGGCTCGGCCGGGCGATGGCCGACCCGACGCGCTCCCGGATCCTGATGACCCTGCTCGAGGGGCCGAGCTACCCCGCTGTGCTGTCGCGCGAGTTGGGGCTGAGTCGATCGAACGTGTCGAATCACCTGACGTGCCTGCGTGACTGCGGCATCGTGGTCGCCGAGCCCGAGGGTAGGCAGGCCCGCTACGAGATCGCCGACCCTCACCTCGCTGCGGCCCTGACCTCCCTCGTGGACGTGACGCTGGCCGTGGACGAAAGCGCGCCGTGCGTGGACGCCTCGTGCACCGTGCCAGACTGCTGCGCGGGAGTGAACGCATGA
- a CDS encoding NlpC/P60 family protein gives MPTPIDNTNPTDSRNKGRVTRASIARGARRVGVITIAAALATPLALPALAADPGSGQPLPNMVTGAQAVSGVVTAGDNGLSDDRLDVQATTAEELSQIRAELEAALEREEALEREEALERQEQAGQAAATGTAGNGAAAPSATQAEPVTAAGATGSVIADAAIAQVGVSQDCVAMVRRAIGAAGLPYSGMSSLFNLGPTIPMSAASPGDVIYYADGGVGRAHIGIYIGGGRAVHGGWSGFNTVIAGVDIGGSAPVFIDIT, from the coding sequence GTGCCAACCCCGATCGACAACACCAACCCCACCGACTCGCGCAACAAGGGGCGCGTGACCCGAGCCTCCATCGCTCGAGGCGCGCGACGCGTCGGCGTGATCACCATCGCCGCCGCCCTCGCGACACCTCTCGCACTGCCGGCCCTCGCCGCTGACCCCGGCTCCGGGCAGCCGCTGCCCAACATGGTGACCGGCGCACAGGCGGTATCGGGCGTCGTGACCGCCGGCGACAACGGCCTCAGCGACGACCGCCTCGATGTCCAGGCCACGACGGCCGAAGAGCTTTCCCAGATCCGCGCAGAACTGGAAGCAGCGCTCGAACGCGAGGAAGCGCTAGAACGCGAGGAAGCGCTGGAGCGGCAGGAACAGGCAGGACAGGCAGCCGCGACCGGTACCGCGGGCAATGGTGCCGCAGCGCCGAGCGCCACGCAGGCGGAGCCCGTGACTGCAGCCGGAGCCACCGGCAGCGTCATCGCGGATGCCGCAATCGCGCAGGTCGGCGTCTCCCAGGACTGCGTCGCCATGGTGCGCCGCGCAATCGGGGCCGCGGGACTGCCGTACTCGGGAATGAGCTCGCTGTTCAACCTCGGTCCGACGATCCCGATGTCGGCTGCTTCGCCCGGCGACGTCATCTACTACGCAGACGGCGGGGTGGGTCGCGCGCACATCGGCATCTACATCGGAGGCGGACGCGCCGTGCATGGCGGCTGGTCAGGCTTCAACACCGTGATCGCCGGTGTCGACATCGGAGGTTCGGCACCGGTGTTCATCGACATCACCTGA
- a CDS encoding TlpA disulfide reductase family protein, which translates to MLTRYSMVGAAERADRSQRGPKLSTLRFRGRSRRYTVRGLLIPAVTLSALVLTGCGGAAGVDGQAGDAGYIAGDGIVTEIAPEARAAPGSFTGPLTTGGEFDSATLDGVALVNFWYAACPPCRVEAPVLADLHAEYGDRVDFVGINVRDGAAQALAFEEEFGIEYPSVLDDRSAQGQLAFAGIVAPNAVPTTIILDAEGRVAARVSGAVTDTSILATLLQEELER; encoded by the coding sequence ATGCTCACCCGGTACTCCATGGTTGGCGCTGCAGAGCGCGCTGACCGATCCCAGCGTGGGCCCAAGCTCTCGACACTGCGGTTCCGTGGCCGCAGCCGCCGCTACACAGTCCGTGGCCTTTTGATCCCGGCGGTCACGTTGAGTGCGCTGGTACTCACCGGCTGCGGCGGCGCAGCAGGTGTCGACGGCCAGGCCGGCGATGCCGGCTACATCGCGGGCGACGGCATCGTCACGGAGATCGCGCCGGAGGCACGCGCCGCTCCCGGATCGTTCACCGGCCCCTTGACCACCGGCGGCGAGTTTGACTCCGCAACGCTCGACGGGGTCGCGCTCGTCAACTTCTGGTACGCGGCCTGCCCGCCCTGCCGCGTCGAGGCGCCCGTGCTCGCGGACCTGCACGCCGAGTACGGCGACCGAGTCGACTTCGTCGGGATCAACGTGCGCGATGGCGCCGCCCAAGCGCTGGCCTTCGAGGAGGAGTTCGGCATCGAGTACCCCTCGGTGCTCGACGACCGATCCGCTCAGGGCCAGCTTGCGTTCGCAGGCATCGTCGCCCCCAACGCGGTGCCAACGACGATCATCCTCGACGCCGAGGGTCGTGTCGCTGCGCGCGTCTCCGGTGCCGTCACGGACACCAGCATCCTCGCGACCCTGCTGCAGGAGGAACTGGAGCGATGA
- a CDS encoding cytochrome c biogenesis CcdA family protein encodes MTLLLVLSGALDPGGAVLSGQLLLSAPIALLAGIVSFASPCILPLVPGYLGLMGSLVGEEGGRARLITGVALFVGGFTAVFVLGTALVGAISSFLLVWSAVLVRILGVLLILLGLVFIGQLRVLQRVWKPPQLKGGGMWTAPLVGIIFALGWTPCSGPTLAAISALTVTTGSAWQGALLGFAYALGLGIPFLLLAVGLAWMGSAMAWMRRHIRAINIGGGVTLMIIGLLMVTGVWDAIMNEMQGWISSYVTII; translated from the coding sequence ATGACCCTGCTGCTCGTGCTGAGCGGTGCCCTGGACCCAGGCGGGGCCGTGCTCAGCGGGCAGCTGCTGCTCTCCGCCCCGATCGCGTTGCTTGCGGGCATCGTCTCCTTCGCGAGTCCCTGCATCCTGCCGCTGGTCCCGGGTTATCTGGGCCTGATGGGGTCGCTGGTCGGGGAGGAGGGCGGCCGTGCCAGGCTCATCACCGGCGTGGCGCTCTTCGTCGGCGGCTTCACCGCCGTGTTCGTGCTCGGCACCGCCCTCGTCGGCGCCATCAGCTCATTCCTGCTCGTTTGGTCCGCGGTGCTCGTGCGCATCCTCGGCGTGCTGCTGATCCTGCTGGGGCTGGTGTTCATCGGGCAGCTCCGGGTCCTCCAACGCGTCTGGAAGCCGCCGCAGCTGAAGGGCGGCGGAATGTGGACAGCGCCCCTCGTGGGGATCATCTTCGCACTCGGCTGGACCCCGTGCTCGGGCCCGACCCTCGCCGCCATCAGCGCCCTCACCGTCACCACCGGCAGCGCCTGGCAAGGCGCCCTCCTCGGCTTCGCCTACGCCCTGGGGCTGGGCATACCGTTCCTGCTGCTCGCGGTGGGGCTTGCTTGGATGGGCTCGGCGATGGCGTGGATGCGACGGCATATCCGGGCGATCAACATCGGCGGAGGGGTCACGCTGATGATCATCGGCCTGTTGATGGTGACCGGCGTCTGGGACGCGATCATGAACGAGATGCAAGGGTGGATCTCCTCGTATGTCACCATCATCTAG
- a CDS encoding cytochrome c biogenesis protein ResB yields the protein MSPSSSRDHAAATDPLRPADHVDEPERDELASGSGPKLGVAGWLRFLWRQLTSMRTAIVLLLLLAVGAIPGSLVPQRSSDPNGVIQVRADNPDLVWLYDALSLHDVYTSPWFSAIYILLFTSLVGCVIPRLAHHWKAMRALPPRTPARLSRLVGFQTVAGGASDLDRADGVLKKLGYRTTRYGDSVSAERGYLRETGNLLFHISLLAMILVVGLGSGFGYNGQRLVVEGRGFANTLSSYDTFSEGQWFDDATLPPFAVQLDELDVVYETENPNAIGAPLDFTAHVSVTEGGESREEQIKVNEPLGVAGADLYLISNGYAPRISVRDAVGELVYDEYTPFLAQDDLMTSLGVMKLPDGLEEQLGLRGFFYPTAVELDTGALASAYPDIANPVLSLQAFTGDLGLDAGIPRSVYALETDEMTQIAGGDSDTAALMLAPGQTVEIPGGLGTITFEDVRRYGVIEVHVDYTQTPVLWITVVLFLSMLGSLLIPRRRLWVKAAGGRLELAGLARGEDPSLERAVGDLAKRIGGDAVAANDGVGRRFD from the coding sequence ATGTCACCATCATCTAGCCGCGATCACGCGGCCGCCACGGACCCGTTGCGCCCGGCCGACCACGTCGATGAGCCAGAGCGCGACGAGCTCGCCTCCGGTAGCGGGCCGAAGCTCGGCGTCGCCGGCTGGCTGCGCTTCCTGTGGCGGCAGCTCACCTCGATGCGCACGGCGATCGTGCTGCTGCTGCTGCTCGCAGTCGGTGCGATCCCCGGCAGCCTCGTGCCGCAGCGATCGAGCGACCCGAACGGCGTCATCCAGGTGCGCGCCGACAACCCCGATCTGGTCTGGCTCTACGACGCGCTCTCGCTCCACGACGTCTACACCAGCCCGTGGTTCTCCGCGATCTACATCCTGCTGTTCACCTCCCTGGTGGGCTGCGTCATCCCGCGCCTGGCGCACCACTGGAAGGCCATGCGCGCGCTGCCGCCGCGCACGCCCGCCCGCCTGTCTCGCCTCGTCGGCTTCCAGACCGTGGCGGGCGGCGCATCCGACCTCGACCGCGCGGATGGGGTGCTGAAGAAGCTCGGGTACCGCACGACGCGCTATGGCGACTCGGTCTCCGCCGAGCGCGGCTACCTGCGCGAGACGGGCAACCTGCTGTTCCACATCTCGCTGCTGGCGATGATCCTGGTCGTCGGGCTGGGCTCCGGCTTCGGCTACAACGGGCAGCGCCTCGTGGTCGAGGGTCGCGGATTCGCGAACACGCTGTCGAGCTACGACACGTTCTCGGAGGGTCAATGGTTCGACGACGCGACCCTGCCGCCGTTCGCGGTGCAGCTCGACGAGCTCGACGTGGTCTACGAGACCGAGAACCCCAATGCCATCGGTGCCCCGCTCGACTTCACGGCGCACGTGTCGGTGACCGAGGGCGGCGAGTCGCGTGAGGAGCAGATCAAGGTGAACGAGCCGTTGGGCGTGGCCGGCGCCGACCTCTACCTGATCTCCAACGGCTACGCGCCGCGCATCTCGGTGCGCGACGCCGTGGGCGAGCTCGTCTACGACGAGTACACCCCGTTCCTCGCGCAGGATGACCTGATGACGAGCCTGGGCGTCATGAAGCTGCCGGACGGCCTCGAGGAGCAGCTGGGCCTGCGCGGCTTCTTCTACCCGACGGCCGTGGAGCTCGACACCGGTGCGCTCGCGTCCGCCTACCCCGACATCGCCAACCCCGTGCTGTCACTGCAGGCGTTCACCGGCGACCTGGGGCTCGACGCCGGGATCCCGCGCTCGGTGTACGCGCTCGAGACCGACGAGATGACGCAGATCGCCGGCGGCGACTCCGACACGGCGGCACTCATGCTCGCGCCCGGCCAGACGGTCGAGATCCCCGGTGGGCTCGGCACCATCACGTTCGAGGATGTGCGCCGCTACGGCGTGATTGAAGTGCACGTCGACTACACGCAGACGCCGGTGCTCTGGATCACGGTGGTGCTGTTCCTCTCGATGCTGGGTTCGCTGCTTATCCCGCGTCGCCGCCTGTGGGTGAAGGCTGCGGGAGGGAGGCTCGAGCTCGCTGGGCTCGCGCGCGGCGAGGACCCGTCGCTCGAGCGGGCGGTCGGCGACCTGGCAAAGCGCATTGGGGGCGACGCGGTCGCCGCCAATGACGGCGTTGGCCGGAGATTCGACTAA
- a CDS encoding cytochrome c oxidase assembly protein, translating into MSAADAVGLAPPSFDQFLLAVSSSVPVLPTISVLLAIVYVAGVVRLRRHGHRWPWLRTACFLLACLLMAVVTGAGVDAYGRLMFSIFMFQQLALMVVIAPLLVLGSPGTLLLRATPHRGLGNTVLRVALCGLRSRAARFALHPALVIPLMLLSFFGLYVGGIADMVLRFWFGHILLEVVFLIVGILITAPLVSSDPLPRRTSYPSRMFDVFLEMQVHAAFGLVMLFSATPVVPYFAAAAPESWEVDPVRDQGVAGILAWTFGELPLLAMLIVTLARWRRQDTRQAGRDQRRADEDTEAYNEYLRQMQQRAQGSDADRQS; encoded by the coding sequence ATGAGCGCCGCCGACGCCGTCGGTCTGGCGCCCCCGAGCTTCGACCAGTTCCTGCTCGCGGTCTCTTCGTCCGTGCCTGTGTTGCCGACGATCTCCGTTCTGCTCGCCATCGTTTACGTGGCGGGGGTCGTGCGATTGCGACGGCACGGACATCGTTGGCCGTGGCTGCGCACCGCCTGCTTCCTGCTCGCCTGCCTGCTGATGGCGGTGGTCACGGGCGCAGGCGTCGACGCCTATGGCCGGCTGATGTTCTCCATATTCATGTTCCAGCAGCTCGCGTTGATGGTGGTGATCGCCCCGTTGCTCGTTCTCGGATCCCCGGGAACCCTGCTCCTGCGCGCCACACCGCATCGTGGCCTGGGCAACACGGTGCTCCGAGTCGCGCTGTGTGGATTGCGTTCGAGAGCAGCTCGATTCGCGCTGCATCCGGCGCTGGTCATCCCGTTGATGCTGCTGTCATTCTTCGGACTCTACGTCGGTGGCATCGCGGATATGGTGCTGCGATTCTGGTTCGGCCACATCCTTCTCGAAGTCGTGTTCCTCATTGTGGGGATCCTGATCACCGCGCCACTGGTGTCCTCGGATCCGCTCCCGCGGCGAACCTCGTATCCGAGCCGGATGTTCGACGTCTTTCTCGAGATGCAGGTTCATGCCGCCTTCGGGCTTGTGATGCTGTTCTCGGCGACGCCGGTCGTCCCCTACTTCGCCGCCGCTGCTCCGGAATCTTGGGAGGTCGACCCGGTTCGCGACCAGGGGGTAGCCGGGATTCTGGCATGGACGTTCGGAGAGTTGCCGCTGCTGGCGATGCTGATCGTGACGCTCGCACGATGGCGACGCCAAGACACGAGGCAAGCCGGGCGGGACCAGCGCCGCGCCGATGAAGACACGGAGGCATACAACGAGTACCTGCGGCAGATGCAGCAGCGGGCCCAGGGCAGCGACGCGGACCGGCAGAGCTGA
- the ccsB gene encoding c-type cytochrome biogenesis protein CcsB, producing the protein MAVYTLAFIAYAVDVARRSATKIVPAEARMLVGAGAPTSAAEPTVAGTPSAAAGRGARIGFTLTVLAWALHLGATLLRGLAAGRVPWANMYEFALTGVAVIVGVFVLSRLWKDLNFLGVFFTGLATVFLGVATVNYYVAPTPLPPALQTYWLVIHVFVATLATGFMGLGTGLSILQLIKEKRDNGFLRSLPSPVQLEDLAYRVGVIGFIFWTFTLIAGAIWAEHAWGRYWGWDTKEVWTFVIWVVYAGYIHARATRGWRGSRSAWLQIIGFAAIIFNFTIVNQFFTGLHAYSGL; encoded by the coding sequence ATGGCGGTGTACACGCTCGCGTTCATCGCCTACGCGGTCGACGTCGCACGCCGCTCGGCCACAAAGATCGTGCCCGCCGAAGCGCGCATGCTCGTCGGCGCTGGCGCGCCAACCTCTGCGGCCGAGCCGACGGTAGCCGGCACCCCGAGCGCGGCAGCCGGGCGCGGCGCCCGCATCGGCTTCACCCTCACCGTGCTCGCATGGGCGCTCCACCTGGGCGCGACACTGCTGCGCGGACTGGCTGCCGGACGTGTGCCGTGGGCGAACATGTACGAGTTCGCCCTCACCGGCGTCGCCGTCATCGTGGGCGTATTCGTGCTGTCGCGGCTGTGGAAGGACCTGAACTTCTTAGGCGTGTTCTTCACTGGGCTTGCGACCGTGTTCCTGGGCGTTGCGACGGTGAACTACTACGTGGCGCCCACACCGCTACCGCCCGCCCTGCAGACGTACTGGCTCGTCATTCACGTCTTCGTCGCGACGCTCGCGACGGGCTTCATGGGCCTCGGCACGGGCCTGAGCATCCTGCAGCTCATCAAGGAGAAGCGCGACAACGGCTTCCTGCGGTCGCTGCCGAGCCCGGTGCAGCTCGAGGATCTCGCCTACCGCGTCGGGGTGATCGGGTTCATCTTCTGGACCTTCACGCTGATCGCCGGCGCGATCTGGGCGGAGCACGCCTGGGGCCGCTACTGGGGCTGGGACACGAAGGAGGTGTGGACCTTCGTGATCTGGGTCGTGTACGCGGGCTACATCCACGCGCGTGCGACGCGCGGCTGGCGCGGCTCTCGCTCTGCCTGGCTGCAGATCATCGGCTTCGCCGCGATCATCTTCAACTTCACGATCGTCAACCAGTTCTTCACCGGCCTGCACGCGTATAGCGGGCTTTGA
- a CDS encoding thioredoxin domain-containing protein, producing MRTRPVVAVSIIVAAAAVVIIALLLVVRPWEGSGSPVVSEEPVDSLASPAALPPLVDESTHILNDAGPGAPVVVEFLDFECEACGAVYPTMEELREKYDGEVTFAVRYFPLPGHSNSVNAALAVEAAAQQGAFEAMYQRMFETQSEWGERQASEADRFRGYAEDLGLDVAAYDAAVSDPATLARIEQDFQAGAELGVDRTPTIFVDGERLELSQLSDIETAIQAAMPE from the coding sequence GTGCGTACCCGCCCCGTTGTTGCTGTCTCGATCATCGTTGCGGCCGCGGCTGTCGTCATCATCGCATTGCTGCTCGTCGTGCGGCCCTGGGAGGGGAGCGGCTCACCGGTCGTCAGCGAAGAACCGGTCGACTCTCTTGCTTCCCCCGCTGCGCTGCCACCACTCGTGGACGAATCGACGCACATCCTGAACGACGCGGGCCCCGGCGCCCCTGTCGTGGTCGAATTTCTCGACTTCGAGTGCGAGGCCTGCGGAGCCGTGTACCCCACGATGGAAGAGCTCCGTGAGAAGTACGACGGCGAGGTGACCTTCGCTGTCCGCTATTTCCCACTGCCCGGGCACTCGAACTCCGTCAATGCGGCCCTCGCCGTCGAAGCGGCTGCGCAGCAGGGCGCGTTTGAGGCGATGTATCAGCGCATGTTCGAGACGCAATCCGAGTGGGGAGAACGACAGGCCTCGGAAGCCGACCGATTCCGCGGCTATGCCGAGGATCTAGGCCTCGACGTGGCGGCCTACGACGCTGCCGTCTCGGACCCTGCGACGCTGGCCCGCATCGAGCAGGACTTCCAGGCCGGCGCCGAGCTCGGCGTCGACCGGACGCCGACGATCTTCGTCGACGGCGAGCGGCTGGAGCTATCGCAGCTGAGCGACATCGAGACGGCGATCCAAGCAGCGATGCCCGAGTAG
- a CDS encoding Nramp family divalent metal transporter: protein MPKTVREKRRSQPGAQTTRQRPSAPRLVWLLGPALVAGVAYLDPGNVASNMTAGARYGYLLVWVVVLGNVMAWLIQYLSAKLGIVTGSSLPEMLGVRIRNPWVRRAYWLQAELVAMATDIAEVIGGAVALNLLFGIPLLWGGLITGTVSLVLLVMQSRRGARSFEFVVIGLVAIIAIGFTFGVFVAPPDPGGVAAGLLPRFEGTDSVLLAASILGATIMPHAIYAHSALARDRFAPSQSQVRFTVPLEELRGISTRRLLRATRWDVSVAMLIAGTVNLCILLLAAANLAGVPGTDTLEGAYAALRDGIGPLVATLFAVGLLASGLASTSVGAYAGAEIMHGLLRVRIPLIARRLVTLIPALVILALGVDPTLALVLSQVVLSFGIPFALIPLVALTAKREVLGEFRNRAVTTAAGIAASVALIALNAMLLWLVASGT, encoded by the coding sequence ATGCCGAAAACCGTGCGTGAGAAGCGTCGTTCGCAGCCCGGGGCGCAGACAACGCGGCAACGTCCATCTGCTCCCCGGTTGGTATGGCTGCTGGGCCCCGCTCTGGTGGCGGGGGTCGCCTATCTCGACCCCGGCAACGTGGCCAGCAATATGACGGCCGGCGCGCGCTACGGGTATCTGCTGGTCTGGGTGGTGGTGCTGGGCAATGTCATGGCGTGGCTCATCCAGTACCTCTCGGCCAAGCTCGGCATCGTCACGGGCAGCAGCCTGCCGGAGATGCTCGGGGTACGCATCCGCAATCCTTGGGTGCGCCGTGCGTACTGGTTGCAGGCCGAGCTGGTGGCTATGGCGACCGATATCGCCGAGGTGATCGGTGGTGCCGTCGCGCTGAATCTGCTGTTCGGCATTCCGTTGCTGTGGGGAGGACTGATCACCGGAACCGTGTCGCTGGTGCTGCTGGTGATGCAGTCCCGGCGCGGTGCACGCAGCTTCGAGTTCGTCGTCATCGGACTGGTCGCGATCATCGCGATCGGCTTCACGTTCGGAGTGTTCGTCGCGCCCCCGGACCCGGGCGGTGTCGCAGCCGGCCTCCTGCCCCGATTCGAGGGCACCGACTCCGTGCTGCTCGCGGCATCCATCCTGGGTGCCACGATCATGCCGCACGCGATCTACGCGCACAGCGCCCTGGCCCGAGATCGCTTCGCCCCTTCGCAGTCGCAGGTGCGCTTCACGGTTCCGCTGGAGGAGTTACGAGGCATCTCGACCCGTCGCCTCCTGCGTGCGACGCGCTGGGATGTCAGCGTCGCGATGCTGATCGCGGGCACCGTCAATCTCTGCATCCTGTTGCTGGCGGCTGCCAACCTCGCTGGCGTTCCGGGGACTGACACCCTCGAGGGCGCCTATGCCGCACTACGGGACGGGATCGGGCCGCTCGTCGCGACTCTCTTCGCAGTCGGCCTGCTCGCCAGCGGCCTCGCGAGCACCTCAGTGGGCGCGTACGCCGGTGCTGAGATCATGCATGGACTGTTGCGCGTGCGCATTCCGCTCATCGCTCGACGGCTCGTCACCCTCATCCCCGCGCTCGTGATCCTCGCGCTCGGGGTGGACCCCACCCTCGCGCTGGTGTTGAGCCAGGTCGTGCTTTCGTTCGGCATCCCGTTCGCGCTCATCCCGCTCGTCGCCCTCACCGCCAAACGCGAAGTGCTCGGCGAGTTCCGCAACCGCGCGGTGACGACCGCAGCCGGGATCGCGGCATCCGTCGCGCTCATCGCACTGAACGCGATGCTGCTCTGGCTGGTCGCGTCCGGCACGTGA